The sequence below is a genomic window from Rudanella lutea DSM 19387.
TACACCGAGCGGCCCGGCGGCCACACCTGGGATTACTGGCAAAACTCGTTACCCTACCACGTCTTGTTTTTCAGCAACATCCTCCGCACCAACGGTACGCTGGTTCCCTGAGCTCGTTTATCGTTTTTTGTTTTGGGTCTCCGTACTGGACATTAAATGTTGGACATTAGACGTTAGACCTCCCTACAGAATGGTAGTAAGTCTAACGTCCAGCGTCTAAAGTCCGAAGGTCCAGTACTGAAGTTTTGGGGGTATGGGAGTCGGCGCTCCGATGGAAGGTTTTGGTAGAAACCCCAACAAACCAAAGCACAACACTCTGATTCTTAAACAACCCCTTAATCAAAAACGACAAACAATAAACCAAAAACAATCAACCACAAACCTATGAAAACCCCCATTGCCAAACTACTGCTCCTGACCTTGACCTACCTGCTGGCAGGGTCGGTGTGGGCAGCCAAAGTAGATACCATTGATGTGCCAAGCGCCAGCATGAACCGTACGCTGCGGGCGGCCGTGGTACTGCCCGACCGGTACGTGAAAGCCAAAAAACGCGACGCCCGGCCCTTTCCGGTCCTGTACCTGCTGCATGGCGGCTCGGGCAGTTTCCGCGACTGGCTTACCAAAACACCCGACAAAACCCTGCTCCACCGGCTCGCTGATCAATACAATCTCATCATTGTCACGCCCGACGGCGACCCTACGAGCTATTATTTCGATAGTCCGCTGGTCAAGTCGAGTCAGTTTGAGACATTTATCTCCAAAGAGCTAATCGAAAAAATTGACAACAGCTACCGCACCGTACGCGACAAAAAAGGCCGCGTGATAGCGGGCCTGAGCATGGGTGGGCACGGAGCCCTGTTCATCTCGAGCCGCCACCCCGAGCTGTACGCAGCGGCCGGGAGCATGAGTGGAGTAATGAACATCAACACGGCCACCTGGAAAGTACCGGCCGAGTTTGCCAAATCGCGGGCCGACAACCTGGCCCGGCTGCTGGGGCCACCCCAACCGGGCGATGCCCCCTACCCCGACTACACGATGGTCACGCTGGCCGAGCGAATCAAAGCCAATAAGCTGCCCATTATGCTCGACATTGGGGTCGACGATTTTCTGATTGAAGGCAACCGCGATCTGCACCGCCAACTGGTAGCCAACCAAACTCCGCACGACTACCTCGAACGGCCGGGCGCGCATACGTGGGCGTACTGGGACAACGCCCTGCCCTACCAGGTTCTGTTCTTCAGCAAAATTCTAACCGCCAACGGGGTGCTTGTTCCCTAACTCGCCTGATGAAAAAGACACTCCTACCCCTGCTCGGTGGCCTGCTGGCAGTAGCGGCTACGCTGGCGTTTCGGCCTACCCTGCGCGATACCGACCCCGTTGCCATAACCGGTGGCCGTATATCAGGGACGTATAGCGCACAGGGCGATGTTCAGATTTTCCGGGGGGTTCCGTTTGCGGCCCCGCCCGTAGGTGCCCTGCGCTGGAAAGCCCCGCAGCCCGTACAGCCCTGGACGGGTGTGCGCCGGTGCGACGCCTTCGGGCCAAGCCCCGTGCAGGGCGTACCTGCGCCGTTTGGTCCGTGGAGTGCCGAATACCTGATTCCGAAAGAACCCATAAGCGAGGATTGCCTCTATCTGAACGTCTGGACACAGCGCCGGTCGGGCCCGAAACAGCCCGTTCTGGTGTGGGTCTACGGCGGAGGCTTCAATAGTGGAGGCAGTGGGGTTCCGATTTACGACGGCGAAGCGATGGCCCGCAAAGGCATCGTATTTGTGAGTTTCAACTACCGGGTAGGCTCACTCGGCTTCTTTGCCCACCCCGAACTCACCCGCGAGTCGGGCCGGGAGGCATCGGGCAACTACGGCCTGATGGATCAGGTAGCAGCCCTCCGGTGGGTGCAGCAAAACATTACTCAGTTTGGGGGCGACCCCGCCAACGTCACCATCGCGGGGCAATCGGCCGGGTCGATGAGCGTGAACTGTCTGGTGGCTACTCCGCTGGCGAAAGGGCTTTTTCAGAAGGCCATCGCCCAAAGCGGTGCCAACATGGCCGCGCCCGGCCCCTCATTGTCACAAGCCGAAGAAAGTGGCCTGAAACTGGCGCAGGCCCTCGGGGCTACCAGCCTGGCCGACCTCCGGGCGTTGCCAGCAAGTCAGATTATTCAGAAAGCACAGAGCATCCGGGGGCCAATTGTGGACGGGTACGTGCTGCCCGAACCGATTCCGGCCATTTTTGCCGACCGGAAACAAAACGATGTGGCCCTGCTCACCGGCTGGAACGAAGACGAGGGGATGCGCTTTGGGCCACCCCAAACCGCCGACGCGTACCGGAAGCAGATTGAACAACAGCAAGGCCCCAACGCGGCCGACTTCCTGAAACACTACCCCGCTACCACCGATGCCGAAGCGGCTACCTCACAGATGCGGGTTTCGCGGGATATGATTTTCGGGGCGCAAAACTACGCCTGGGCTAACCTTCAGAGTGGGCAGGGGAAACCCGTATTTGTGTACCGGTTCCGGCGGAAAGTACCCGCCACGGGCGAGTACGCCCAGTACGGCGCATTCCATACCGGCGAGGTAGCCTACGCCTACGACAATCTGCGGTTTATCGACAAAAGCCTACGCCCCCTGCAACCCGCCGACGACGAACTGGCCCGCCAGATGTCGGCGTACTGGGCCAACTTTATCCGCACCGGCAACCCCAACGGCGCAGGCTTACCCACGTGGCCCGTGTACTCGGTAGCCTCGAAACAGGTGCTGATGCTCGACACCCAGATTAATGCCCAGCCCCTGCCCGACCAGGCCGCGCTCGATTTCCTGTTCAAAACCATGATTCGTCCCTAATACCCCTTCAGTTTTCACGTACAACCCCAATGTTTATGCAGTTCTCCAAAACCCTTTTGTGGCTGGCCGCACTGGCTATGCCCTTGCTCACTAAGGCGCAAGCCCCAAAAACGCCTACGCCCATTGTAGCGGGTAAAGATGTAGCCGTGGTGGCTACCGAGTCGGGCAAGGTGCGCGGTTACATTCACAACGGCACCTACACGTTTAAGGGCATTCCGTACGCCAAAGCGGAGCGGTTTATGGCCCCTACCAAACCCGACGCCTGGACGGGCGTGCGCTCGTCTAC
It includes:
- a CDS encoding alpha/beta hydrolase, yielding MKTPIAKLLLLTLTYLLAGSVWAAKVDTIDVPSASMNRTLRAAVVLPDRYVKAKKRDARPFPVLYLLHGGSGSFRDWLTKTPDKTLLHRLADQYNLIIVTPDGDPTSYYFDSPLVKSSQFETFISKELIEKIDNSYRTVRDKKGRVIAGLSMGGHGALFISSRHPELYAAAGSMSGVMNINTATWKVPAEFAKSRADNLARLLGPPQPGDAPYPDYTMVTLAERIKANKLPIMLDIGVDDFLIEGNRDLHRQLVANQTPHDYLERPGAHTWAYWDNALPYQVLFFSKILTANGVLVP
- a CDS encoding carboxylesterase/lipase family protein, whose translation is MKKTLLPLLGGLLAVAATLAFRPTLRDTDPVAITGGRISGTYSAQGDVQIFRGVPFAAPPVGALRWKAPQPVQPWTGVRRCDAFGPSPVQGVPAPFGPWSAEYLIPKEPISEDCLYLNVWTQRRSGPKQPVLVWVYGGGFNSGGSGVPIYDGEAMARKGIVFVSFNYRVGSLGFFAHPELTRESGREASGNYGLMDQVAALRWVQQNITQFGGDPANVTIAGQSAGSMSVNCLVATPLAKGLFQKAIAQSGANMAAPGPSLSQAEESGLKLAQALGATSLADLRALPASQIIQKAQSIRGPIVDGYVLPEPIPAIFADRKQNDVALLTGWNEDEGMRFGPPQTADAYRKQIEQQQGPNAADFLKHYPATTDAEAATSQMRVSRDMIFGAQNYAWANLQSGQGKPVFVYRFRRKVPATGEYAQYGAFHTGEVAYAYDNLRFIDKSLRPLQPADDELARQMSAYWANFIRTGNPNGAGLPTWPVYSVASKQVLMLDTQINAQPLPDQAALDFLFKTMIRP